The Candidatus Tumulicola sp. region CGAGCACACGCCGCTTACGCTGTTGCACGCGCCGCTTGGCGCGGGGAAGACGGCGGCGGCGAAAATGGCTTTTGCCGGGACGCCCGGAGTCGTTTGGATGGAGGCGCGCCCTTGGCACCGAGATGCGTTCATCCGTGGCGTCGTCGAAACGGTCCGCGGCGCACGCGCGAATTTCGGGCGCATGACGCTCGGCGCTCTAGATGCCGGCGCGAGCGCGGCTCACATCGGCGGAACGTTCGCGACGGAACTCGCCCACATCGATGAGCCCTTAACGCTGATCGTCGACAACGCTCACGTCTTTACTGGCGAACCTGGCTTCTCGCACTTCGTCGATGCGGCCGTCAACGCGCTTCCCGCCGGCGCTCACATTCTCGCGATGGGCAGATCGCTTCCGGACATTACGCTCGGAAGAGTCTTCCCGCGTGGCAAGGCGCAGATCGTAGACGGTGACCTACTGGTTTTCAACAGCGAGGATATTCGCGCGCTCGGGCGCCATTTTGGGCGCGAGATCGACGGCGAAACGATCGCTGAGATTGAAAAGAGCACCGAAGGGTGGGCGGCCGGCGTTACGCTCGCGGTTAGCGGGCAACGCATTCTCGTACCGACAGCAAAGGGGCCACGCAACGCGGCGGAAGTCTACCTTACGAAGGAGCTCTTGTCACGTCTCGATCGGCACGTCATCTTTTTTCTCGAGCGGGCGGCGGTATTCGAGACGCTCGATCTGCGAGTCCTAGATACGATCAATGCATTCGCTGGGGCTCGCGATCTGATCGCGAGCTTGCGCCGAGAGGGCGCGCTGTTGAGCGAGATCGGCCCCAATTGCTATCGCTTACATCCGGTGTTACGCGAGCTGGCCGAACGGCGGCTACATAAACGCGGCGCGGCGGGTGCGGCCCATCGCGACGCCGCAGAAGCGTACATTCAGGCGGGTGAACCCGCGGCAGCCCTTTTTCACGCCGACGAGAGTAGCGACCCCACAACGGCTGTCGCGTTTCTACGGAATCATGCAGCAGCCTTAATCGCCACGGGCGATCGCGTCCGAGTGCGCGGCCTAGCGACCCGCATCGATCCCAAGGGGCCCGATGCCGGCGTACGCTGGTTCGTCGACGCGCTCTTGGAAAAAGCCAGCGGGTCCGCCGATGTGCGCGCTACGCTTTCACGCGTCGTCGATGCTGCCGATGCATCGAACGATGCTACGATCGCATTTCAGGCTCGTGCCCAAGCCATCGAGCATGACATTGGGCATCTGGTCTCCGTCGACGACGCGATGCTGGACGATCTCGCACGACGCGCAGAGCCGCTGGGTCTACCTGCGGTAGCAACGACGTTGGTGATGCGCGGGTGGTCTCGAGCTATCGGTCACGACTTCGTTGGCGCCCTTGCCGCTGTTGCTACGCTGGACGTCGGCGATGCGGCGGTGCGGTTCAACGTGGATGTTTTACGCGCCTACGCACAGACGTCGCTTGGCCAAGTCGATTCGGCCGAGGAAACGCTCGACGCGTTAATTGGCTTGCTTGAGAATGACGATCAAGTGGTTCTCCAAACGTTGACGCTTGTATGGTTCGCGCGTCTCGGGCTGGTCTGGGGTCAGACTACAGCGGCAAGTGATGCAGCCGCACAAGCCGAACGGCTTGCTGCCGCTCTGGATCTACGAGCCGAAGAGGCCGCATTATACGTAGCGCTCACGGAAATCGCAACGCACAATGGAGACGTCGATGCCGCAATGCGCTATGCAGAGCGCGCGAAAAGCCGCTCCGGCCAAGCATGGTATGCCGGCGACGTTAGCCGCGTTCGGGCGTTTGCCGAGATCGCGCTGGCGCGCGCGGCGTTTCTCGGCGATGACTATGCAGTCGCGCGAGAGCTCGCAGATCGCGCAGCGGCGCGGATCGATTTTCCACCGGTACAGCGGGCCGCTGCGCTGGGCGAATCTGCAATCTATACTCTGCTATGCGAGCCTAGTGCTGCGGCAACGGCGATCGCTCGCGCTCGCGAGGCACTATCGATAGCTTCACCCTCCGATGCTGCCGACGCGGCGACGCTCGCCACTGCCGATGACCTACTGGCATTCCTCGATGCAGCCAATGGTGTCGTGCATGCTTCGCTATTGACCGGCTGCGAACGTTTTGCATCGCTCATCGCGCATCGTCGAGGTTTGGTAACCTTGGAACACGCCGGTATCGCCGTCGGAAGCGCTCGGCGCGGTAGGAATAACAGCTCGGTTGCCTTTGACGCTACGCTCGAACTCCTCACGCGAGACGGTCCGCGTTTCGAAGCTCGGCTCGCACGTGCCTACGCATCGTCGTTCATGAAACCAAACTCTACGCAGCCCGTCGCGCCGGATTTGCATCTGACGCCACGCGAGCGAGAGATTCTCTCGCTGCTCATCGATGGCTTAACGAACAAAGAAATTGCAGAGCGGCTGATCGTAAGCCCCCGCACCGTGGAGACGCACGTCGAGCGTGTCCTCGGAAAGCTCGAAGTTGGCTCGCGCTCTCGCGCAATTGCAAAGGCGATACGACTTGGTGTACCTTCGCTCGATAGCCCGGGATGAGCGGCGTTACCAAGGTTTCCGATTTGGTACGGTTTGGCGGCGGTTTCCCTGCAATTCCTGCCACGATCGATATCGGCCGAATCCGACGTACTGCCCCATGGAGTAGAAGTCGTAAACTCTAAGGACTAGAACCTGAGGTTTTTCGTGTCACAGGTGGAGCTTCTGCACCTTTGCCGAAGAGTGCCACGAAACCGGTAGATCCCAACTCGACGCGAAATCACGAGGCTCCCATGGCATGACGCCGACAGTTGTTGCTCCACGATCGCCGCGATTCTCCATCGTCATTCCAGCGCAAAACGTCGACGAAACCGTCGTTGCTTGCGTCGAACGTTATGCCGACGCGTTTGCCGATTCCGAAATCATCCTTGTTCTATACCGCCAGGCCGACCCGGCGTCCGATATCATCGAACGTATAACCGCCACTAAAGGCAACGTCGTCGGCCTACGCGTCCCCGATGGAGTCGGCAGAGGCGGCGCCGTTCGCGCGGGCATCCTCGTGGGGCATGCAGACATCGTCGGATATGTTGATTCGGCCGGATCGACGCCGCCCAGCGAGATGCGCCGTCTATGCGAGTCGATGGGTGACAACGACGGCGTTATCGGGTCGCGCTGGCTGCCCGCGTCGAAGGTTTCCGGCAGCCGGCCCCTACGCTTGAAGATCGCGAGCCGCAGCTACAACCTGCTTGTTTGTCTGCTCTTCGGGCTTCGCTACTCGGACACGAAATGCGATGCCAAGGTTTTTCGCCGCGCGGCACTGGATCGCGTTATGCGTGTGGTCGAGACGTCAAATATCGCGTTCGATGCCGACATACTATACGCAATGAAACGCCTCGATATGCGCGTGCACGAAGAACCGATCTCGTGGACGGAAGCACCGGATTCGCGCTTAAAGCTTTTGCCCGCGTCGCTGCGCTCGTTTGCCGCCGTCGTACGCCTCCGTCTCCATCACTCGTTTTTGTCGGGCATCGTGCCGTTGTACGACCGCGTGTTTCCAACCAATCCGGTTCGGTTACGCGATAACTTACGGATTTTGATAATCAACTGGCGCGACCCTAAACACCCGCAGGCCGGTGGCGCTGAAAACTATCTCCTCGAGCAAGCCAGGCTCTGGACGCAGTGGGGTCATCACGTCGAGTGGATCAGCGGAGGATTTCCGGGCGGCTCTTCGCGTGACTCAATCGATTCTATTCCGATACGACGCGTCGGAAATTTCATGACGGTGTACGCGGGCGTACCGTTCGTGTACCTCAAAGAGTTTCGCCATCGGTTCGACGTCATCGTCGACTCGTTCAATGGACTGCCATTTTTCTCGCCGTTGTTTTCGATGAAGCCCAAGGTCTGCATCCTCTACCACGTTCACCGGGAGCTTTTCAAAAAGCACCTGGGAGGATGGTTGGGTAACGCGCTCGCGTGGTGTGAAGAAACGTTCGTTCCGATGATCTACCGCAAAGTGCATTTCGTGACGATTTCACAAGACACGCGCCATGAAATGCTCGCGGTGGGAATCGGCGATTCGAGCGCCGGACTCGTGCGCTGCGGCGTGGGCTCCGAACTCGGGCCGGGCAGCAAATCCGACGTTCCGACCGTTCTGTATCTCGGAAGACTCAAGGCGTATAAACGCGTCGACGAGCTCATCGAGATCTTTGCCAACGTGCGAAAAGAGATGCCGGCGGCGGTTCTTCGCATCGCCGGAACGGGCGACGCGCTGCCGACGTTGCGCGCGCTGGTCCAGCGCCTAGGGCTCGGTGACTCTGTGGTCTTCGAAGGGTTCGTCGATGATGCACGCAAGCTCGAGTTGCTGCAAGGCGCGTGGGTGATGGCCAGCCTTTCCGAAATCGAGGGATGGGGCATCAGCGTGATCGAGGCTAACGCCTGCGGTACGCCGGCCGTCGTTCACGACGTTCCAGGACTGCGCGAAGCGATCGTCCACGGCACGAGCGGTCTGATCGTTCCGGACGGGCAAGACGTTGGAGCGGCGATTCTGCGGATTCTGCAAGATGCGCCGTTGCGCGCCGCCCTCGAGCGCGGATCGTTGGCTCGCGCACAGACGTTCTCGTGGGAGATCGCCGCGCGAGAGATGTTGTACGAGATGATGCGCGCGATATCGGGCCTCGAAGTTCGCGGCGTGGACTTGGACCGGAGGTGGACGTTCTTCGGCGCCGTCGGAGGCCGCAACTCATCGAGCCTCCTCGATACGTACTCGCTGCGACAGTAACGGGAGCGCCCACACCCTCCAGCATTTGGCTCGTACGACGATGCAATCGCGTTGCGCGGCCGGGAAGGAAGCCCAGCACTCGGCGCAAAGGACCAATGACCCTATGTCCCAAGCCCTTACGCGCCGATTATCCGGCTGGAACGTCGCATTGCCCGTCTATGCAATTGCGGCATTCATCGGTCTTGCAGGTTTGCTGTTGCAGCCCGGGACCGTGGGCCATCACTGGGATTGGCTCATTCCATCGGACCCCATGGAATTGCGTCACTTCGCCCAAACATCGGCTTCCGCGTGGCAAGACTTTGCCTTCGGATCGTACGTAACATATCGCTACGGAACGACCTTAACGAGTTTTCTATTAGGAGCGCCGGGCTTTATCGGACTAGGCGGATCCTTCGTCACCAAAGCGTTGCTCGTCTTCAGCGTCTTCACTTGTGGAGCCGGCATGCGGTTCTTGCTGCTGACGCTCGTACGGACCGAGCCGGACGAACGCGACGGCCTCTATGCGACGTTATGCGGATTACTGTATGCGCTCGCACCGTTTGCCTACAATCAGATGATCGCCGGTGACCAAAGTGCGCTGATCTCTAACGCGCTCAGCCCGATCGCGATCGCACTTGCCATCCGTGCCATGTCCGCTCAGGGCAGGATGTGGTGGGCATTCGCGATCGGCTCGGCACTGCTGCTCATGCTCGTCGTTGCATCGGCGCAAGTTTTCTTGTTCACCGCCGCGATCATGTGGATCGTTTGCCTCGTGCTGTGTAGGTCGTGGCGTTCGGTTTTACGATTAGCGGCCGTGACGGCCGGCACGATTGCGCTCTGTTCCTTTTGGATTCTCCCGGCATTTCTGGGCGGTGGGGCCGTGCACACCGTCCTGCAAACCGCTTCGCCGGACCGTGCGTTTGCAACGTACGAACAGTTTACCAATCCGATTTTGACGCTAACGACAATTGGTTTCCCGGGCGATTTTTATCTGCGCGCATTGGGGTCTTCCGGCCGCGCGAGCGTTGGTGCCGTTGCGTTTTTTGCAGCCTATGCCGTTCTAGGAGTGCTTTGGATCGCGGCGTTGATTGCGCGCCGCTCCACGTTGTTGATCGTACTGAGCGCGATATTTGTATTGGCGGCATGCCTGCCGCTAGGCGGCAATCCGATCATCGGACCGCTCATTCTGACAGTCTTCAAAGCGCTGCTGCCGTACAGTCTCATCCTTCGAACGCCGCAACACATCATGTTCGTCGTTACGCTGATCTTCCCAATTTTAGCGTTTCTTTCGGTACGCGTTATTCCCGCGAAATATTTTGTCGGATCGCTCGCGGGCGGTGCCTTGGTCGTGCTGGCCTACAGTCAAGGATTTCTGTTTCACAGCGATTTTTTCGGCCTGCTCGGGCCTTTTCCTGAGACCTTGGGTGAGGCCGAGGTCGCACAAATTGATTCCAGAACGTGGGATCCGCAGTACCGGACGCTGTTCGTTCCAAACGATGGCAGCTTTTATTTTCACCGGGCGATTTTTGATTACTACTTCGAAAGCGGCGACGAGAGCCAGGTCCGATTTCTCCCTAGCATGACGATGGCCGCGGGGTCGAAGTGGACTCCGTACGACGGCGCTCAGGCCGAGCTCAAAGCCCTCGACGAACTCATTCCCGACGGGGCCGATCCATCGATGCAACATCTGTTACTGCAGATGGCGGGGATCAAGCACATCGTCGTCCATCAGATCGGCGTACCCGGCGCCGGCGTACGACTCGCCGGCAACAATTCCAGACAGTACCTCGAAGCTGCGCTGCAGCGAAGCGGCGTGGCATCGCTCGAGCAATCCTTGGGCGATCGCACGCTCTGGAGTTTCGCCGACCCCGTGACGCGGGCGTACGCGCCCGACTGCGTTTTCGGCGTACCGCCGCAAGCGGGTCCGTACGACATACTAGCGCTGGGGCACGCCGCCGCGCCATGCGCACGGCCAGCTGCGATTCCCGCCGACAGTACCCAGCGTTCGCTGGAGGTCTACCCGTCGTCGATGTTCCGTACGAACCCGGCGCCCGGTATCCCGTTAGGCGATCTGAAATCGAACGTCCAGTTTGTCTCGGCTTCACGTCAAGGCTTCGTCACAACGGTGCCGAGTGGCGTTAACGACGTAGAAACCGTAAAGCTTTCGCAGATGCCGGCCAAGGCGACCGGCATATCGATGCGCATGTATTCGAGCGGCCCGCGCCGCGTGTGGGTGCAGCTCTTTGCCCCCGACGACAGCAACTACTACCAAGCTATGGTCGATTTCAGCGGCAAAGTGCAGGACGTCGTGCTCAATTTCTCCATATTCGGGCGGGTCGGTTACCCGGAACGCAACGCGATCCGTGTCGCTCGTTTTGTGTCCCGCAACGATCAGCCGCGTGACGAGCAGATGTATCTGGGATCGGTCCGCTGGGTAACCCACCCATCGCATTCTAGGAACGCTAGCTATCTGGCGCTCGCAACGAATCGCTGGGACCAATACTATTTCGGCAGCGATCGGCCGCACGTATTGTTTGAAGCATTGCCCGGGATGGCCCCGGTATACACCGCCATCAGCGTAGCGCGTACGGGCAATTACGCCATTTTCGCTCACGTCCAAGAGTATCAACGCCCACTGTCGCTGCAAGTTTCTGTCGAAGGAAAGTGGAGCCCGTGCTCTCCTAGCCGTTCGGTTGCCGACGTGTCGGAGCGCTTGATTAGTCTAACGCAGACCCGGCTGACTGCCGGTACGCACACGATCGGTATGCGTTACTGCAGCATCCCCCCGCGCCCTCGCACGCAAGACGTCGGGGTGCAATCGTTGATTGTTGCCGCAGCCGGCTTGGCTCCGCCCGCGCAATGGTCGACGGGCAGCGTCGACACCGACGTTATCGATCAACGGGGCGGAGCCATCGTGCTGCAGACCAGTTCTCACCTGGTGGTATTGACGGATGCGTTCGACGATCGTTGGACGGCTGAGCAGAACGGCACACCTCTGGCGCACATTATGGTCAACGGCTACGCGAACGGCTGGCTCGTGCCCGATCCAGGGGCTGGTGGCGTCGTCGTGACCTTCGCGCCGCAGCGCTTTTTTACGCTCGGAATGAACATTACGTTCATCCTGATATTTCTTGGACTCGGCGCAATCGTGCTCATTCTCATCACACGCAGGCAGACGGCCGTCGCGACACCCTAACGATCTTTTGGAGGTATTGCATGCGATCCACACACAGGTTGGCTCTCCTCGTTAGCGCGTGGTGTGCAGTTGGGGTGCTCGCAGGCTGCGCTCCACAAACACAAAGCTCGCTGCCCGTAACGAGCTCGACGGAGCAACCCGCGACGCCTGAGGCAAAGACATCGCCCCCATCATGCAAAGGGCAACAGACAACGAAACAGTACGCGACGGTTGAAGAACAACTGCAAGCGGCGGGCGGCAGAGCTTGCGTTCCGGCCTTCGGCGGGTTCGGTGGGAAGATCGCTTACCCGAACCTCAATCCGTCCATCGACGTGACGATTACAAGTAGCACGACCAACTATAACAATATGCCGAACCTGGGCAGCGGAACGCCGATCCTGTACATTCAGCTCAGCATCTCGGGCGCAACGTCGTTCGGGCAGACACTACCGGCGGGCGGCGCGCTTGTCGGCGCCGGCATCGTCCCAAAGCAAATTTATACGGCGTTCGGCCAGGCCTCCGCCTTCGGATTCAAACAGAACCTGACTCCGTGCTATTCGCGCGCTGGAAAGAGTACGTACGGCGGCAAACTCGGCGGCTTTGGAAAACTGCTCGAGGGGCAGAGCGCTCCTAGTGCGGCCACCGCCGTCGTGGAAATCTATCCGGGAAAGCAAGCCTCGCTGAAGTGCTAATGCGCGAGCATTAGGTACCCGAATAGAGCGGCGCGCGCGTTCCGTCCGACCAGTGCGAGACGGGAATAAAAAAGCACGTCCACGGTTCTGGCATCGTATCGCGTGCGTCGAAAACGATGGGGGAGAGAAGGCGATCGGCTCCCCAGCTCGCTCCGGCATTTGCGCTGTCGGCCGCGGACGAAAATATCATTACGTGCGAATACCAAGCCTTTGCATCGTCGTTTAAGTATTGCGATTTGGACATCATGTATGCCATCGAGCCGGGAGCCGGCACCGGTAACCTGTGATCGGCGATCTCCGCGACGATACGAGCTTGGATCTGCGACTTGCTCGCGCCCGCTACCGCCATCTTCGTTCGTTCGAACGTATATACGAGCACCGTGCGCGCTGCGGCGGCGTTGTAACACGTGGGCGCGCGCATCGCGGTACTCCAAAAGTTTGGGGCTGCGAACGGCTGCATCCACCCTCGCTCGACGATACAAACGAAGCCATTTCGGCCCTTCTGCGCGACGGCGTAACCGTGGGCTCCCAAAACCATGATGGTCGCGTACTGCGAAATCGACACCGGCGCGGCGCTTCGCGCGAGCGCCACCTCAGCTCGCGCATCCACGAGATACTGCGAGACCGGGGCCATCGTATCGTTGCCGGCGGTCGCAGCAAGCGTAAGAACGCCGCAGAAGAGCGCGCAAACTCGAATTAGGATCGTCATCTATAAAGCCCCCCAGCTTCCTCGGTGCTCTGCTAACGTCCCAACCGGATGTTTTGCTACGCTGTCGGTACCGGGTTTCCGATTTCGAACATGAGAAAGCGAGGCCGCCGCTTGAGCCGTAAGAACAGGCCCGGGTCGCGCCACAATAGGTGCGTAGCCGGCTGAGGCACTGCGGTCCGGCGAAGAACGAAGCCTGCATCGGCGATCGCTTGAAGCATCTGGGTCAACGGGCGATAATAGCACGACACCTCGAACCCGAACGATGGCCAACGTTCCTTTACGAGGACGCATTCGTTCGAATCTATACCTGGCGGTGCTTCGTTGGGGTGCGTTACCGAGAAAAACATCGAACCACCGGGCCGTAACAACGAGCGGCAGTTACTAAGACCGCCTTTCCAATCTTTGACGTAATCGAGCACGAGGGAACAAACGATTACGTCGATTGCATTACGTTCGACCAATTCGAACGGTTCGCGAACATCGTGCACGCGAATGCGAGCGCGCCCCTCGAGGCGCGACGCCGCGATGGCGGCAAGCTGCGGGCTTGCATCGATACCGGTCAGCGTTCGAGGGTTACGTTCCGCGAAAAGCGCCAACAGTGTGCCGGCGCCGCAGCCAACGTCCATAACATCTTTGTCCGCAATATCGCCGACGAGATCGAGCATCGAAGGACGTTCGTACGAGGCGTTATACGGCGATCGCTCCGCATGCCCGGCGAACGCCAGAGCGCGATCGACGTACAAATGGTCGTTCAAACGGGGTTGCGGCACAGAAAGTGTTCGCCGGGCTAGATGCGCTTCGCTAATTCGGGTTCGCGCCGGTGAATCGGGTGATGCGAAGCCGCTAACGTGCCGCCGCCTCCACCGCGGGCCGTCGCGACGATTTCGGCGACGATCGAAAGTGCGGTTTCGGCGATCGTAACGCCGCCGAGATCGAGTCCGGCTGGCCCGTAAATGCGGGCGATGTCGGCTTCATCAAAGCCGTCTTCTTGCAACGCATCGCGACGCGAACGTTGCGCGCGGCGGCTCCCCAGTAATCCGACGTACGGAGCACTGCTGCGCAGACCGCAACGCAACGCCGGCAAATCGATTTTCGGATCGTGCGACAGCACCACCAACGGTGTCGTCTCACCGAGCAGTATGGGCAGTACGTCGTCCGGCCACGCGACCATGATTTCATCGACCGCCGGAAGGCGATCGCTCGTCGCAAATGCGGCTCTGGGGTCGATCGCGAGCGTCCGAAAATCGAGTCGTCGCGCAAACTCCGCGAGTTCGTTTGCCAATGCCGTCGCCCCGACGACGACGATCGTCCGGCGTTTCGAAACGCGTAGGTGAAACACGCCCCTACTT contains the following coding sequences:
- a CDS encoding LuxR C-terminal-related transcriptional regulator — encoded protein: MNPELISRPDVERRLRNAVEHTPLTLLHAPLGAGKTAAAKMAFAGTPGVVWMEARPWHRDAFIRGVVETVRGARANFGRMTLGALDAGASAAHIGGTFATELAHIDEPLTLIVDNAHVFTGEPGFSHFVDAAVNALPAGAHILAMGRSLPDITLGRVFPRGKAQIVDGDLLVFNSEDIRALGRHFGREIDGETIAEIEKSTEGWAAGVTLAVSGQRILVPTAKGPRNAAEVYLTKELLSRLDRHVIFFLERAAVFETLDLRVLDTINAFAGARDLIASLRREGALLSEIGPNCYRLHPVLRELAERRLHKRGAAGAAHRDAAEAYIQAGEPAAALFHADESSDPTTAVAFLRNHAAALIATGDRVRVRGLATRIDPKGPDAGVRWFVDALLEKASGSADVRATLSRVVDAADASNDATIAFQARAQAIEHDIGHLVSVDDAMLDDLARRAEPLGLPAVATTLVMRGWSRAIGHDFVGALAAVATLDVGDAAVRFNVDVLRAYAQTSLGQVDSAEETLDALIGLLENDDQVVLQTLTLVWFARLGLVWGQTTAASDAAAQAERLAAALDLRAEEAALYVALTEIATHNGDVDAAMRYAERAKSRSGQAWYAGDVSRVRAFAEIALARAAFLGDDYAVARELADRAAARIDFPPVQRAAALGESAIYTLLCEPSAAATAIARAREALSIASPSDAADAATLATADDLLAFLDAANGVVHASLLTGCERFASLIAHRRGLVTLEHAGIAVGSARRGRNNSSVAFDATLELLTRDGPRFEARLARAYASSFMKPNSTQPVAPDLHLTPREREILSLLIDGLTNKEIAERLIVSPRTVETHVERVLGKLEVGSRSRAIAKAIRLGVPSLDSPG
- a CDS encoding glycosyltransferase; protein product: MTPTVVAPRSPRFSIVIPAQNVDETVVACVERYADAFADSEIILVLYRQADPASDIIERITATKGNVVGLRVPDGVGRGGAVRAGILVGHADIVGYVDSAGSTPPSEMRRLCESMGDNDGVIGSRWLPASKVSGSRPLRLKIASRSYNLLVCLLFGLRYSDTKCDAKVFRRAALDRVMRVVETSNIAFDADILYAMKRLDMRVHEEPISWTEAPDSRLKLLPASLRSFAAVVRLRLHHSFLSGIVPLYDRVFPTNPVRLRDNLRILIINWRDPKHPQAGGAENYLLEQARLWTQWGHHVEWISGGFPGGSSRDSIDSIPIRRVGNFMTVYAGVPFVYLKEFRHRFDVIVDSFNGLPFFSPLFSMKPKVCILYHVHRELFKKHLGGWLGNALAWCEETFVPMIYRKVHFVTISQDTRHEMLAVGIGDSSAGLVRCGVGSELGPGSKSDVPTVLYLGRLKAYKRVDELIEIFANVRKEMPAAVLRIAGTGDALPTLRALVQRLGLGDSVVFEGFVDDARKLELLQGAWVMASLSEIEGWGISVIEANACGTPAVVHDVPGLREAIVHGTSGLIVPDGQDVGAAILRILQDAPLRAALERGSLARAQTFSWEIAAREMLYEMMRAISGLEVRGVDLDRRWTFFGAVGGRNSSSLLDTYSLRQ
- a CDS encoding class I SAM-dependent methyltransferase, translating into MPQPRLNDHLYVDRALAFAGHAERSPYNASYERPSMLDLVGDIADKDVMDVGCGAGTLLALFAERNPRTLTGIDASPQLAAIAASRLEGRARIRVHDVREPFELVERNAIDVIVCSLVLDYVKDWKGGLSNCRSLLRPGGSMFFSVTHPNEAPPGIDSNECVLVKERWPSFGFEVSCYYRPLTQMLQAIADAGFVLRRTAVPQPATHLLWRDPGLFLRLKRRPRFLMFEIGNPVPTA
- a CDS encoding XdhC family protein is translated as MRAVFARALAWQRSRVPFAIATLVGRRDAAAAEIGTSMAIALDGSIVGNVGAGCYESDIVEAARATAVDGRVRDLTIDLSGDDLLTGSSGCGGSLDISVWKPDEAFASFAQRAAEGRDDADFDVPDGRNGSRGVFHLRVSKRRTIVVVGATALANELAEFARRLDFRTLAIDPRAAFATSDRLPAVDEIMVAWPDDVLPILLGETTPLVVLSHDPKIDLPALRCGLRSSAPYVGLLGSRRAQRSRRDALQEDGFDEADIARIYGPAGLDLGGVTIAETALSIVAEIVATARGGGGGTLAASHHPIHRREPELAKRI